From a region of the Triticum aestivum cultivar Chinese Spring chromosome 7D, IWGSC CS RefSeq v2.1, whole genome shotgun sequence genome:
- the LOC123170704 gene encoding receptor-like protein 38 — protein sequence MVNLSVIHDWPHTLNMIPSLRVISLSGCSLQSANQSLPYLNLTRLEKLDLSSNNFDHSIANSWFWKATSLKYLNLQANRLSGQFPDALGNMTSLQVLDVSTNWNKYLMMTGNLKNLCSLNILDFSNNEINGDIAAMMGGLPECAWESLQELDFSYNSFTGTLPNLIGTSSSLSGLKLNNNNLTGSIPPGIGYLTCLAALDLSNNRFSGNVPFEIGSLTNLSSLDLSNNNFSGIVPSEIGALSDLTSLVLSKNNFSGVITETHFAGTLPSNLEAVQLQTLIMYSNQIGGSIRESMCKLQMLGDLDLSSNLSKGGIPQCFENISISHLLLSNNSLSGTFPTFLQNRNSLEFLDLAWNKFYGRIPTWIGELTGLRFVRLSHHRFSGTIPAEITALSYVQYLDLSGNNIFGVIPLHLSNLTGMIRKGFIPISSTSIAPAGLGSVTVTGQFGAILSIITNGQELKYGGTLAYFVSIDLSGNSLTGEIPTDISSLDALINLNLSSNHLRGNIPTKIGDLRSLESLDLSRNKLSGEIPSSLSSLTSLSYLNMSYNSLSGRIPSCHQLDTLSADNPALMYIGNNGLCGPPLHKNCSGDTIVHDHLGSSNQEFEPLTFYFGLVLGLVAGLWSVFCVFLFKKTWRIAYFRLFDDLCDKIYVYVVVKWTSFTWKAGEE from the exons ATGGTAAACCTCTCGGTGATTCACGACTGGCCTCATACGCTGAACATGATCCCGTCTCTAAGGGTTATCAGTCTTAGTGGTTGTTCGCTTCAGAGCGCAAACCAATCGCTTCCGTACCTCAATCTTACAAGACTTGAGAAGCTTGATCTTTCCTCGAACAATTTTGACCACTCAATTGCAAATAGTTGGTTTTGGAAAGCCACAAGCCTCAAGTACCTCAATCTTCAGGCCAACAGATTATCCGGCCAATTTCCCGACGCACTAGGAAACATGACATCCCTTCAAGTCCTTGACGTGTCAACAAATTGGAACAAGTACTTGATGATGACAGGAAACCTGAAGAATCTTTGCAGTCTGAACATTCTAGACTTCAGCAATAATGAAATAAATGGAGATATAGCAGCCATGATGGGGGGTTTGCCAGAATGCGCATGGGAATCTTTGCAAGAGCTAGATTTCAGCTACAACAGTTTCACTGGAACATTGCCAAATTTGATAGGTACATCCAGCAGCTTGAGCGGACTTAAGCTCAACAACAACAACCTCACCGGAAGTATACCACCGGGCATTGGGTATTTAACATGCTTAGCTGCCCTTGACCTTTCGAACAACCGCTTCAGTGGAAACGTACCCTTTGAAATTGGTTCCCTAACTAATCTATCTTCTTTGGATCTAAGCAACAACAACTTCAGTGGTATTGTGCCTTCTGAAATTGGCGCCCTTAGTGATCTGACTTCTTTGGTCCTAAGCAAGAACAACTTTAGTGGTGTGATCACGGAAACACATTTTGCAG GGACACTGCCATCAAATCTTGAAGCTGTGCAACTGCAAACATTAATCATGTATTCAAATCAAATTGGTGGTAGCATTCGAGAATCTATGTGTAAACTACAAATGCTGGGAGATCTAGATTTATCAAGCAATCTTTCGAAGGGTGGAATTCCTCAGTGCTTTGAGAACATATCCATATCGCACCTACTATTAAGCAACAATAGTTTATCGGGTACATTCCCAACATTTCTGCAGAATCGAAACAGTCTCGAGTTTCTTGATCTTGCATGGAATAAGTTCTATGGAAGGATACCAACATGGATAGGAGAGCTCACAGGATTACGGTTTGTGCGACTAAGTCACCACAGGTTCTCTGGGACTATTCCTGCTGAAATAACGGCTCTTAGTTATGTTCAATACTTGGATCTATCAGGAAATAACATATTTGGTGTTATACCTTTGCATTTGTCAAACCTAACAGGTATGATCAGGAAGGGCTTCATACCTATATCCAGTACAAGTATTGCTCCAGCTGGCTTGGGTTCAGTAACTGTAACAGGTCAATTTGGAGCGATCTTGTCAATAATCACAAATGGGCAAGAGCTTAAATATGGCGGCACCCTTGCATATTTTGTGAGCATTGATTTATCCGGCAACTCCTTAACTGGTGAAATTCCCACGGATATCTCTTCCCTTGATGCACTGATAAATCTGAATTTGTCATCAAACCACCTGAGAGGAAACATTCCTACCAAGATTGGCGACCTACGGTCATTAGAGTCTCTTGACCTCTCTCGGAACAAGCTTTCCGGTGAAATCCCGTCGAGCTTGTCAAGTTTGACATCTCTGAGCTATTTGAACATGTCTTATAATAGTTTGTCTGGAAGGATACCATCATGCCACCAACTTGACACCCTAAGTGCCGACAACCCAGCACTTATGTACATTGGCAACAACGGACTTTGTGGGCCTCCTCTTCATAAGAATTGTTCAGGAGATACCATTGTCCATGATCATCTTGGAAGCAGCAACCAGGAATTTGAGCCGCTGACCTTCTATTTTGGTCTTGTGCTGGGACTTGTAGCGGGTCTCTGGAGTGTGTTTTGTGTATTCCTGTTCAAGAAGACATGGAGGATTGCTTATTTTCGACTCTTTGACGACCTATGTGACAAaatctatg